In Hydrogenovibrio marinus, a single genomic region encodes these proteins:
- a CDS encoding N-acetyl sugar amidotransferase produces the protein MSFLIPKPTPVDLSQFELPEDQLATKYGLPHDVKFCKKCTISNQRPNSAVEYKHTKDSKKATINFDEEGVCDACRVAEEKEHTIDWGMREEELQALCDKHRSKDGSYDCLLPGSGGKDSFYASHILKEKYGMHPFTVTWAPHIYTEWGWRNFQRWIHAGFDNQLMTPNGRVHRLLTRLSVEKLFHPFQAFMIGQKALAPKMAAMMNIPLVFFGENEAEYGNPKGDTDKAQRDWQYFTMTDEADINIGGVSIKSLKEDFGLEKSDLDPYMPADPEKLKETGVEVHYLGYYLKWHPQSCYYYAHEHGGFEASPERTPGTYSKYNSIDDKIDDFHYYTTGVKFGIGRATYDAAQEIRSGDIDREEGVALVKRFDMEFPERFAEEIFQYLSIPEKEFPIASKMFEQPIMDREYFDLLADTFRSPHLWKKENGVWVQRHTVWR, from the coding sequence ATGTCATTTCTAATTCCAAAACCAACACCTGTCGATCTTTCTCAATTTGAACTTCCAGAAGACCAGCTCGCTACCAAATACGGTCTGCCGCATGATGTGAAGTTCTGTAAAAAATGTACCATTTCCAACCAACGACCTAACTCTGCAGTCGAGTATAAGCACACCAAAGACTCCAAAAAAGCCACCATCAATTTTGATGAAGAGGGTGTGTGTGATGCGTGTCGTGTCGCGGAAGAAAAAGAACATACGATTGACTGGGGCATGCGTGAAGAAGAGTTGCAAGCCTTGTGCGACAAGCATCGCTCAAAAGACGGTTCTTATGATTGTTTATTGCCAGGCTCAGGTGGAAAAGACAGTTTTTATGCCTCGCATATCCTGAAAGAAAAATACGGCATGCACCCATTTACCGTGACTTGGGCACCGCATATCTATACCGAATGGGGATGGCGTAATTTCCAACGTTGGATTCATGCTGGTTTCGATAATCAACTGATGACGCCAAACGGTCGTGTACACCGCTTGTTGACCCGTTTGTCGGTAGAGAAGCTGTTCCATCCGTTCCAAGCGTTTATGATCGGGCAAAAAGCCTTGGCACCGAAAATGGCGGCGATGATGAATATCCCGTTGGTATTCTTCGGTGAGAACGAAGCCGAATACGGTAATCCAAAAGGCGATACCGATAAGGCGCAACGTGATTGGCAATATTTCACCATGACTGATGAAGCGGACATCAATATCGGCGGTGTGTCCATCAAGTCCCTAAAAGAAGATTTCGGGTTGGAAAAGTCCGACCTAGACCCTTATATGCCGGCAGACCCTGAGAAGTTGAAAGAAACGGGTGTGGAAGTGCATTACTTGGGTTACTACCTGAAATGGCATCCACAAAGCTGCTACTACTATGCGCATGAACATGGTGGGTTTGAAGCTTCTCCTGAGAGAACGCCGGGCACCTATTCCAAGTACAACTCCATTGATGACAAAATCGATGACTTTCATTACTACACCACGGGTGTGAAATTCGGTATTGGGCGTGCAACCTATGATGCCGCGCAAGAGATTCGTTCCGGCGATATTGACCGCGAAGAAGGTGTGGCGCTAGTGAAACGTTTTGATATGGAATTCCCTGAGCGTTTTGCCGAAGAGATTTTCCAATACCTGAGTATTCCGGAAAAAGAATTCCCAATCGCCTCCAAAATGTTCGAGCAACCGATTATGGACAGAGAGTATTT